One Acidobacteriota bacterium genomic window carries:
- a CDS encoding tetratricopeptide repeat protein, whose product MRHGFAVLLLCLIGLTGLPIALPGQHKTPDTSELEATYHYVPPSASQSVEIGDFYFRRKKYPGALSRYEEAARDDPYYAAAYLGMGKAYEKMGRKREALAAYQKYLETLPSKQQADEATDAQKAIRQLERELNQAPRSNRTAQKGPTAAKR is encoded by the coding sequence GCTGCTTTGCCTGATTGGGCTCACCGGACTGCCGATCGCATTGCCGGGCCAGCACAAAACGCCGGATACGAGCGAACTGGAAGCCACATACCATTACGTTCCGCCCTCGGCCAGTCAATCGGTTGAGATTGGCGATTTCTATTTCCGCAGGAAGAAATATCCCGGGGCGCTCAGCCGTTACGAGGAAGCTGCCAGGGACGATCCCTACTACGCCGCGGCCTATCTTGGGATGGGGAAAGCCTATGAAAAAATGGGCAGAAAGCGCGAAGCTCTCGCCGCTTACCAGAAATACCTTGAGACGCTTCCGTCAAAGCAGCAGGCCGATGAGGCCACGGACGCGCAGAAGGCCATTCGCCAGCTTGAGCGTGAACTGAACCAGGCGCCCAGGAGCAATCGCACCGCGCAAAAGGGTCCGACGGCTGCGAAAAGGTAA